The window TGTCGTGTACGGGGGTGTCGTGGGCCGGTGGCACAGTAACCCGGCGTCCGTCGTGGAGGACGGCCACATGGTCGACGGCACCATGGGGGACGTACACATCCTCGAAGACCCCATAGGGCGAGCCCTTTCCGGGTGGCGCCAGCACATGGAAGCCGGGGTAACTGGCGAGCGCCAGCTCCACGGCGGCCCCGCTCAGCGCCCGCCCGACGACCGCTTGGTCCGCGTCGCGTACGACGAGCCGCAGCAGCGCACTCGCCATCTCCTCGGTCGGGGCGTCGGGCCGGTCGGTGCGGACGATGTCCCAACGGGCCTCGGCGGGCGGCGACTTGGCGAACGCGTCCGTCATCTGCTCGCGTACGAGGGCGGCCTTGGCCTCGATGTCGAGGCCGGTGAGCACGAAGGCGACCTCGTTGCGGAAGCCGCCGAAGCGGTTGACGCCGACCTTCAGGGTCGGGGGCGGCGCCTCGCCCCGTACGCCCTCGATGCGGACGCGATCCGGCCCGTCCTGCGTCAGCCGTACGGTGTCGAGGCGGGCGGTGACGTCCGGCCCCGGGTACCGGGCACCCGCCGTCTCGTACAACAGCTGGGCCGTCACCGTGCCGACGTCGACGAAGCCGCCCGTGCCCGGGTGCTTGGTGATGACGCAGGTGCCGTCGTCGTGGAGCTCGGCGAGCGGGAAGCCGGGGCGGCGGAGCTTCCCGGGGTCGTGGCCCCTCTCGTGGAAGAAGGCGTAGTTGCCGCCGGTCGCCTGCGCCCCGCACTCCAGCACATGCCCGGCGACGACCGCGCCCGCGAGCCGGTCGTACTCCCCCGGCCCCCACCCGAAGTGGGCGGCGGCGGGCCCCGTGACCAGGGCGGCGTCCGTCACCCGCCCGGTGACCACGATGTCCGCGCCCTCCCGCAGGCAGGCGGCGATGCCGAAGCCGCCGAGGTAGGCGTGGGCGGCGAGGCTGCCCGGGGTGGCGGCCGTGAGATCGTCGCCCTCGACATGGGCGACCTGGACGGGGACGCTCAGACGATCGGCCAACTGCCGTACGGCGTTTGCCAGTCCGGCCGGATTGAGGCCGCCCGCGTTGGTGACGATCCTGACGCCCCGCTCGTGCGCGAGCCCGAGGCACTCCTCCAGCTGCCGCAGGAAGGTGCGGGCGTATCCGGCGCCGGGGTCCTTCAGCCGGTCCCGGCCGAGGATCAGCATGGTCAGCTCGGCGAGGTAGTCGCCGGTGAGGACGTCCAGTTCACCGCCGGTGAGCATCTCGCGCATGGCGTCGACGCGGTCGCCGTAGAAGCCGGAGGCGTTGCCGATCCGCAGCGGAAGGTGCGGCGGGCGGGGCGTCGGCGTCACTGTGCGATCCCCTTCGGCGCGCGGCCCTTGCCGGGCGGGCCCGCGAAGACCTGGGCGATGTCGAACCAGCGGTCGGCGTCGGCGCCCTCGGCACGCAGGGCGAGGTCGGAGCGGTGGGCCCGCTGGGTGACCAGGAGGCAGAAGTCGAGGGCGGGGCCGGTCACGCGCTGGGGGGCGTCTTCGGGACCGTAGGCCCACAACTCGCCGGACGGCGACACGAGTTCGACGCGGAAGTCGTCGAGCGGCGCGGGGAGTCCGTGCACGCCGAAGGCGAAGTCCCGGGTCCGTACCCCGATCCACACCACATGCCTCAGCCGGTCGGTAGGTGTGCGCACCACACCCAGTGCGTCGGCGATGTCCAGACCGTGGGCCCAGGTCTCCATAAGTCGGGCCGTGGCCATGGAGGCGGCCGACATGGGTGGGCCGTACCAGGGGAAGCGGACGCCCTGGGGTGCCGCACGCAAGGCCGTATCGAGGGCGACGCGCCCTTCCCGCCACCGGGCCAGTAGCTCGGCGGGCGGGAGACCGGCCCCCTCCTCGGCACCCTCGTCGACGAACGAACCGGGTGTGACCAGCGCCTTCTCCACCAGTGCGTGGAACGCGTCCACGTCGGTCACCGCCAGCAGCGCCGAGCGGTCCGTCCAGGCGAGGTGCGCGATCTGGTGGGCGACGCTCCAGCCGGGCGCGGGCGTCGCGAGCGCCCACCGATCGGGGCTCAACTCGGCCACGAGCCGGTCGAGTTCCTCGCTCTCCTCGCGCAGATCGTCGAACACGGGCGTCGGATCGGACACGGTGCGCTCCCCTCTGGCACGGCGTGGTGAGGAGCATGGCAGCGCGGAGAAAAACAAGCAAGCATGCTTGCATTAATTGGGAGGTGTTCCCGAAGGGAAGGGTGTGGGTGCGGGTGCGGCGTGCGATCAATACACTCGGCCGCCGCGCCTGTTGCATCGGCAACGCATCGCTCACACGCCGGGGGAAACACAGGGATGAGCAACTGGAACCCGGGCGGGCAGCCACCCTACGACCCACACCGGCAGCAGCAGTTTCCGCCGCATCCCGGACCGTACCCACCCCAGCCCACTCCGCCGGCCGGGGGTCAGCCGCCCAACGTCCCGCACCCTTACGCGCCGCACCCCCATCCGCCCTACCCGCCGTATCCGGTTCTGCCGACGCCCGCACCACCGGGGCCCTTCACGCGGCTACGGCAGAAGATCGGCCCCATCCACACCGCGCGCAGGGTCTTCAAGCCGTCCAGGCCGGGCATCATCGAGGACCCCGTGGTGACCCAGATGCAGAAGATCCGCACCTTGGTGGGTCTGGGTGCGGTGGTGTGGGTGTCGGTCACCTACAAGATCGCCAACTCCGTGAGTGACGTCGCCAGGGACCGCCTCAACCAGTCCTGGATCAGCGTCCTGGTGTTGTGCGTGACCTTCCCGGTCGTCGTGGGTGTCCTGCTCGCCCTGGCCGCGCCTTCGGCCCGCCGGGAGTTGCTGCGCAGGGCCGCCAGGTGCTTCGGCGCGATGGTGGCCATCGTGGCCGCGATGTTCGTTTTCCCGTTGACCGTGCTCACCGACTTCGGCTTCGGCAGCAGCCGTTTCACCACCAACCAGGTGATGACCGCCGTCACCTACACCGCCAACGTGCTCATCATCGTGTGGGTGCTGCCCTTCGTCATCTGGGGCATCGGCCTGGCCCTCGTCCACGTGTTCCGCACCGCCGACATCCACCAGACCATGCCGCCGCTCCTGGCCATGACTGTTGTGTGGGAGATGGCGCTGATCGACATGTTCACGGGCGCCCACGCCGGCCTGCCGGGGCCGGTCCGGGCCGTGTTCATCCTCGGCGCCCCCCTCTCCGTGACTGCGGTGGGCTTGTGGGAACTGCGCCGACTGCGCCTTCACTACGGCCTCGCCGTCCGCGGCCTGCTCATGCGGTAGGCCGGGACGGGCGGACGGCGTCGCCGTCGGCGTTCGTGGCCGGGCGGGCCCTCAGCCCTGCGCCCTCTTCACCTTGCCCCGCCCCACCTTCCCACGCCCCACCTGCGTCCGTACCGCCCCCATGCTGGCGGCGATGACCAGGGCGATGGCGGCGGCCTGCGTGGTGGAGAGGGCCTGGTCGAGGACCAGGAAGCCCGCCGCCGCGGCGACCGCCGGCTCCAGGCTCATCAGGACGGCGAAGGTCGCTGCGGGCAGGCGGCGCAGGGCGAGGAGTTCGAGGGTGTAGGGGAGGACCGAGGAGAGGATGGCCACGGCCGCGCCCAGTCCGAGGGTCACGGGGTCGGTGAGCTTCATGCCCGATTCGGCGATGCCCAAGGGGAGGAAGAGTACGGCGCCCACCGCCATCGCGAGCGCCAGCCCGTCGGCCTGTGGGAAGCGTCGGCCCGTGCGAGCGCTGAAGATTATGTAGGCAGCCCACATGGCGCCGGCCCCCAGGGCAAAGGCGACACCTATGGGGTCGAGGCTGCCGAAGCCTCCGCCGCCGAGGAGGAAGACGCCGGCCAGGGCGAGTCCGGCCCAAAGGACGTTGATCGCACGACGCGAGGACAGGACGGAGAGGGCGAGCGGGCCGAGCACCTCCAGAGTGACCGCGGGGCCCAGCGGGATACGGGCGACCGACTGGTAGAAGAGGCCGTTCATCGCGGCCATGGTGATACCGAAGACGATCACCGTGCCCCAGTCGGTGCGGGAGTGGCCGCGCAGGCGAGGCCGGCAGACCAGCAGCAGGACGACCGCCGCCACCAGCAGCCGCAGGGCCACCACCCCGAGCGCACCGGCCCGCGGCATCAGGCTCACCGCCAGGGCACCGCCGAACTGCACCGAGATCCCTCCGGCGAGCACCAGACCCACCGGGCCGAGGGAGCCCCAGCGGCGAGGGGCGCCGACCATCGGCTCGGGGGTGGCCCGAGCGCGGGACGGTGCGGGCGTGGTGGCGGTGGCGGTGGCGTCAGGGGTGCTCACGGGCGTTCCAGGGCTCGACTCGGGGATTCATTTTGTTCATCGTGCTGTACTGCCTAGTCCAGAGTATTGGACATCGTCAGGTGTGTGAACCCATTACGCCGCTGTCTCAGAGTGTGGTCGAGTGTCGAGTGAATTCCGAACGGAGGTCGGGGGGGGGCGAGCTACCGCCGCGCCATGTACAGGTCCAGCGCCTTGTGCAGCAGCCGGTTGAGCGGGAAGTCCCACTCCCCCAGGTACTCGACGGCCTCACCGCCCGCGCCCACCTTGAACCGCAGCAGGCCCAGCAGATGGTTGGACTCCTCCAGGGTGTCGGTGATGCCGCGGAAGTCGTAGACGGCGGCGCCGAGTTCGTGGGCGTCGGTCATCATGCGCCACTGCATGGCGTTGTTCGGCTGGACCTCTCGCCTGCGGCTGGTGGAGGCGCCGTAGGAGTACCAGACGTGGTCGCCGACGGTCAGCATGGTGGCGGCGGCGAGGGTGTCGCCGTCGTGGTGGGCGAGGTAGAGCCGCATGCGGTCGGGGTGTTCGGCGGTGAGCGCGGTCCACATCCGCTGGAAGTAGGGCAGGGGGCGCGGGATGAAACGGTCGCGCTCGGCGGTCTCGGCGTAGAGCTCGTAGAAGGCGGGCAGGTCCTCGTAGCCGCCCCGCACGACCTTCACGCCCGCCTTCTCGGCCTTCTTGATGTTGCGCCGCCACTGCTGGTTGAGGCCGCCGTGGATGTCGTCCAACGAGCGCCCGGCGAACGGCACTTGGCAGACGTACCGCGGCTGCCCGGCGGCGAAGGCCTCTTCGCCGCCCGGTTCCGTCTGCTGCCAGCCCGCGCGCCGCAGCCGGCCGGCGATTTCGAGGGCGCCCGGCTCGTGCGACGTGGCCTCCACCTCCCGCAGCCGCCGTGCCGCGGGATCGGCGATCGCCGCCTTCACCGCCTCGGGGCTCCAGCGGCGAGCGACGACCGGCGGACCCATCTTCACCGAGAAGGCGCCCTGACGCTTGAGGTGGGCGAGCATCGGTGCGAGCCAGCGCTCGCAGAGGTCCGGCGCGTCCCAGTCGATCAGCGGGCCCTCGGGCAGATAGGCGAGGTACCGCTTCAGCTTCGGCAGCGGCCGGTACAGCACAAGCCCCGCCCCGACCAGCCGCCCGCCGCCGTGTTCCTCCCGCCCGCCGCCCTGCTCCCCGTCGAACCACCCGAGGCTCTCCGCCCGCCAGTCGGGCTTCACCTCACCCCAGGACGGCACCTGCATGTGGCTGGCGGAAGACCGGCCCGATACGAACGCCAGGTGCTCGTCGCGGGTGATGGGCTGGATGCGGAGGGGCATGTTCAGGGCTCCTTAGGTGGCTCGCCTGCCACCCTACGAGGAGAGCTCCCACCCCTCATCCCGGCCGAGGCCAGTCCAGTACGGTCAGCTCGGGCCACTGCTCCAGCCACCGCGCCCCCTTCGTCTCGTAGACCATTCGGGGGGCGAGCACCGGGTTGGGCCGTACGACGAGATTGAAGACGTCCGAGAGACCGTGCGGGGCATACACGCGCTACGTCGTTGCGCGACAACGTCTGGAGGCCCTCCGGTCGAACTCCCGCCTGCCTCACGCCCCCCAGAGACCCCGACCAGTCGGTGATGGCCTGAATCGCACTCCCCGCACTGCTCCTTTTGCTCCTTTTCTGCCCCTTCCCGCCCCTCTCGTGGCAGTGGCGTCACATTCCCGCCGGGCAGACATTCCCGCGGAGTCGGTTTTGGGACACGTACGAATCAGGAGGCACATCATGGTGCGGGCTTCGATGAACCGGCGGAAGCACTCAAGCCTGGGAAGACGGGTCGGCGTAGGCGTGGCAGCGCTGGTGGGAGGGCTGCTCTCGCCGATGGTGAGCGCCGGCAGCGCGGCTGCGCAGCCGAACCAGCATGAGGAGTTCGAGGATCCGGGCGTGCACACCTTCACGGTTCCCGGCAGCCCCACTTCCCTGAAGACCGTGACCATCAAGGTCTGGGGCGCCGGGGCCGGTGGGAGCGGCGGAGCCGGCGGCGGAGGAGGAGGCGGCGGCGGGGGCGGCGGCAACGCCCTTCTCGCGCTGGGCGGGGGAGGCGGTGGCGGCGGAGGCGGCGGCGGCGGGGGAGGCGCCGGCGGCGGTGGCGGCGGCTCCGGCAGCTTCGTGGAGTGCACCGAGGTACTTCCCGGCGGCGTGACCCTGACCATCGTGGTGGGAGCGGGGGGAAGCACCGGGGGCGCGGGGACCGGCGGAAACGGGGGCGCCGGCGGCAGCGGCGGCGGTCCCTTCGGCGGCGCTCCCGGCAGCGCGGGCAGCTCCGGCTCCCTCGGTGGAGCCGGTCAGGACAGCTCGGTGGGCCTCACCACGTTGGTGGACCTGGCCTTCGCCTCCGGCGGCGACGCCGGCACCAGGGCCCCGACGGGCGGCCGGGGTGGTGGCGGCGGCGCTGCCGGCGGGCTCGGCGGGGCCGGCGGATTCGGCGGCGGCGGTGGGAGCGGCGGCAGCGTCACGGGATCCGGCGGCAGCGGCGGCGACGTATCAGGGTGTCTGGGTATCCCCACCGCCACGCAGGACGGCAACAACGGTGCTGCCGGCGCCGTAGGCAGCTCCGGCACGGCCGGCGGCAGCGGCGGGGGCCAGCAGAGCGGCACGGGCGGGGCCGGCGGCAGTGGTGGCGCCGGCGGCAGTGGCGGTAGCGGCGGGAACGGTGGCACCGGCATCACCGTCGGCACCGACACCTACGGCAGCGGCGGCGACGGGGGCGACGGCGGCATGGGTGGCACCGGCGGTTCCGGCGGCGCGGGCGCCACCAGCGGCGGTGCTTCCGCCGCGGGCGGGTCCGCCGGTGGTACCGGGAGCACCGGCGTGGCCGCGGACGCCGGCGGAAACGGGGCCGTTGTCATCGACGTGGCGCCCGTTCCCTGACCGCAGGACCGGGTGCCCGCCGAGCGGGCCGGCCGCTACGAAGGCTCTCTGCCGTCCCGCGGCCCGAACACCTCCAGCGCCTCCCCGTCCGTCGCCCGGGAGTTGAGGAAGTAGCCGGCCCACTCCGCGATCTCCGGGTACGCGCACTCCGCCACGAGCCGGGCGACGGCCGCCGGGATGTCGTACGGCGTCACCCGCAGGTCGGCTCCCGGTCCCAGCAGGCACCAATGGGCGCCCGGGCGGCCGTACGGCATGCCGACGCTGCCGGGGTTCACCACCAGGCGGCCGTGGGCGAGGCGGACGTACGGCATGTGGGTGTGGCCGCAGACCACCGTGCGGACGGAGTCGGGGAGGCCGGCGAGGACCTCTGTCCAGCGGGCGGGGCGGGGCGGGAGTCGACGAGCACGACCTCCTCGTCGTCACGCGGGGTGGCATGGCAGAACAGGACCTTTCCGAGGCCGCGGATGTCGAGCGTGAGCGTTTTGGGGAGGGCTGCCAGGAACTCGACGTGTTCGTCGGTGAGTCGGTCGGCGGCGTAGGGCGCGATCGGGTCGGGGATCCCGGCCCGGTCGCCCCGCCGGTACTCGACCAGCTCCCGGTCCGCGTTGCCCGCGATCCACAGCACGCGGTCGCCCTGCTTGCGCAGGAGGTCGAGCACCTCGGCGGGCTGCGGTCCCGCGGTGATGTCCCCCGTGAGCACGATGCGCTCGGCAGCCGCGACCTCCGGCTCGGCGAGCACCGCCTCCAGGGCGGGGAGCACCCCGTGGATGTCGGAGAGGACGGCCACCCGGCCCAGCTCATCGGTCACTTCCGTCGCCCTCCAACGCCTCCGCCAGCACCTCCGCCAGATGCCGACCCCGCACCCCGGCCAGCTGCTCCAGCTGCGTCCGGCAGGAGAAACCGTCGGCCAGCACCATCGTCCCCTCCTGCGCGCCCCGCACCGAAGGCAGCAACTGCTCCTCCGCGCAGGCCACCGACACCTCGAAGTGCCCTTTTTCGAAGCCGAAGTTACCCGCGAGGCCGCAGCAGCCACCACTCAGTTCGCCGGAGAGCAGAGCGGCTTGACGCAGTCGGCGGTCAGCCCCGTCACCGAGGACCGCGTGCTGATGGCAGTGCGTCTGCCCGACCGCCGCCCGGTCCACGCGGGGCGGCGTCCAGTCGGGAGCGTGCCGCTCCAGCGTCTCCGCGAAGGTCAGGACGCGGTCGGACAGGCGCCGGGCCCGGGGGTCGTCGTGCAGCAGTTCCGGCAGGTCCGCGCGGAGGGCCGCCGCGCAGCTCGGCTCCAGGACGACGACCGGGGCGGCCGTCTCCAGCACCGGCTCCATCAGGTCGAGCGTGCGCCGCAGCACCGCGCGGGCGCGGTCGAGCTGCCCGGTCGAGATGTACGTCAACCCGCAGCAGACGCGACTGCGGCCCCGTAGGAGGGACACCGGGTCCAGTGCCACCGTCGTGCCGTCCCCCGTCGGCGGGCTCTTCAGGTGAACCGTCGGCGGCAGCCCCACCCGCAACCCAGCCGCCTCCAGCACCCGTACGGCCGCCTTCCCCACGGACGGCGACAGGTGCTCGGTGAAGGTGTCCGGCCACAGGATGACCAGCTCGCCCTGCGCGGTCTTCTCCCGCCCCTCCCACCACCGGCTGAACGTCCGCGTCGCCACCCGCGGAATCTCCCGCTCCGGCGCGATCTCGCCGAGCCCTTTCGCCACCCGCGCCAACGGCCGTATGGCGGCCAGGGCGTTGACCAGCGACGCCGTACGCGTGCGTGCCACCAGGCGCAGCCACTGCGGCAGCCGGCCCATGCTGTAGTGCGCGGCCGGGCGTCGGCGGCCCTCGTAGTGGTGGTGCAGGAACTCCGCCTTGTACGTGGCCATGTCGACCTCGACCGGGCAGTCGGACCGGCACCCTTTGCAGGACAGGCACAGGTCCAGCGCGTCCCGCACCTCGGTCGACCGCCACCCGTCGGTCACCAGTTCCCCGGCGAGCATCTCGTGCAGCAGCCGGGCACGCCCGCGCGTGGAGTGCTCTTCCTCGCCGGTGGCCCGGAAGGACGGGCACATCACGGACGAGCCAGACACCGATGGCGTACGGCACTTCGCGACCCCGACGCACCGCCGTACGGCCGCCGAGAAGTCCCCGCCGTCGGCCGGGTATCCGAAGGCCACGTCCACCGGCTCGCGGGGCAGGACCGCGAACCGGAGGTTCGCGTCCAGGGGCGCCGGGCGCACCAGCATGCCCGGGTTGAGCAGGTCGTCCGGGTCCCACACCCCCTTCGCCCGCTCGAAGAGACGGACCATCTCCGCCCCGTACATCGCCGGCAACAGCTCGGCCCGTGCCTGCCCGTCCCCGTGCTCCCCGGACAGCGAGCCCCCGTGCGCCACGACGACCTCGGCGAGCTCCTCCGAGAAGCGCCGGAAGCGGCCGATGCCCGCCTCCGTCAACAGGTCGAAGTCGATACGGACATGGATGCAGCCGTCCCCGAAGTGCCCGTACGGCGTCCCGCGCAGCCCGTGCGCGGTCAGCAGCGCGCGGAAGTCCCGCAGATACGCCCCGAGGCGCTCCGGCGGCACCGCGCAGTCCTCCCAGCCGGGCCACGCCTCGCTGCCGTCCGGCATCCGGGTCGCCGTACCGCTGGCGTCCTCCCGGATGCGCCACAAGGCCCGTTGCCCGGCCGGGTCCGTCACGACCAGCGTGTCGACGACATCGGCGGCCCGCACGATCGCCTCCGCACGCGCCCGTGCCTCCCCCTCCGACTCCCCGCCCGTCTCCACGAACAGCCAGGCCCCGCCCCGGGGCAGCGCGGCGGTCGACGGCACGAGATCGGCGGCCATGCCCTCCACGGTCAGCGGCCCGTACGGCAGCAGCCCGGCCGCCGCTTCCGCGGCCGCGCTCTCGTCGGCGTACGCCAGCACGGCGAGCGCACGCGCGCGTGGAGCTTCGACGAGCCCTACGACCGCCTCGGTGAGGATCCCCAGGGTGCCCTCGCTCCCGCAGAAGGAGCGGGCGACATCGGCGCCCTGCTCGGGCAACAGGGCGTCGAGCGCGTATCCGGAGATACGCCGGGGCAGTTCGGGAAAGCCGGTACGGAGGCGAGCCAGTTCCCCTTCCACCAGCTCCCGCAGCCCTCGCGGCGCCCCGGCCCACTCCTCCCCCAGCCGCAACCGCTCCCCGCGCGCGGTGATCACGTCCAGCTCCCGCACGCTGTCCGCGGTCGTCCCCCACGCCACCGAGTGCGAGCCGCACGAGTTGTTGCCGATCATCCCGCCGAGCGTGCAGCGGCTGTGGGTGGAGGGGTCGGGGCCGAAGCGGAGCCCGTGCGGGGCGGCGGCCTCCTGGAGACGGTCGAGGACGAGGCCGGGCTGGACGACCGCCGTACGCGTGGCCGGATCCAGGGACACCAGCCGGTTCATGTGCCGGGTGAAGTCCAGGACCACCCCTGTGCCCGTGGCCTGTCCGGCGATCGACGTCCCGCCTCCTCTCGCCACGACCGGCACCCCGCGCTCCCGGCACACCTCCAGCACGGCCGCCACGTCGTCGGCGTCACGAGGAGCGACGACGCCCAGCGGCACCCGCCGGTAGTTGGACGCGTCCATGGTGACCAGCGCCCGGGACGTGACGTCGAAGCCCACGTCACCCCGGACGGCCCGCCGCAGCTCCGCCTCAACAGCCCCAAGGGCCTGGACATCCGTCATGCATCCAGCATGCCCCCGACCACTGACAGTGACGGCGTCGGCCGGTGCCGGTCCACGAACCCCGCCACCGCCCGGGCCACGGGCTCGGGGCGCTGGATCTGCAGGAGATGACCGACGCCGTCGATCGTGGCCTCCTCCACCGCGGGAAGCGAGGAGCGCAGGAACGCGGCGACCTCCACCCAGAGCGGCCGGGTCTCGGCACCCAGCACGGACAGCACGGGATGCCGGATGGACGCCGCCTGCCCGGCACCGAACTCCCACTGGGCCAGTGCGGGCAGCTCAATGCCGAAGAACGTGTCGGCGTCCTCGACGGCCTGCCCCCACGCTCCGGGCACCCGCCGTTCGAACAGGTCCTCGCAGGCAGCCCGGTCGAGGCCGCTCACGGCTTCCATGAACATCGCGATCGCGCGCGCGTGGCCGCCGTTCCCGTACGCCTCGAACGCGGGTTCCGCCTGTTCCAGGAACGCCTTGCCGCTGGGCACCGACAACAGTGACAGCTCCAGCAGGCTCAGCGTGTGCACGCTCTCGGGATGGTCCAGGGCGAGCTGCGCGGCGACCGCGGCCCCGCTGGAGTGGCCGACCACATGGGCCCGACGCACACCGAGCCGGTCGAGGAGCCCCGCGGCGTCGCGCGCGTGGTCCGCGACAGTCACCGGTGGCGGGGTGTGGGTGCTGCCGGCCCAGCCCCGCTTGTGGTAGCGGATCAGCCGGTGGCGGTCGGCCAGTACCGGCTCCGAGAGCAGCGGCAGGAAACCGTCGGCGATGACCGGGCTGATGAACAGGACGGGCTCACCCTCGCCGGTCACCTCGTATTCGAGCTCTACGCCATCGACGTCGACGCGCTTCATGGTTTTCACCCCATAGGCTGGCTTTTGTAGTGCTCCTACCTCTTTGTGCGTGACAAGTGGTGTTACGGCGGTGACTCCGACGGTTACGGCCGCCGACGATGAGCGATGACCCGACGATGAGCGATGACCTGAGCGCACCGACCCTCCGGAGCGGCCTCGACGCGGCGGCCCACGGCGACTGGCATACGGCCTACGACCTGCTGACGGAGGCGGACGCGCACGGTCTCGCCGGTCCCGGCGATCTGCCGGTGCTCGCCGAGGTGGCCTACGCGGCCGGGCATCTCGACGTCACGATCGAGGCCTGGGAGCGGGTGCACGCGGCCTGTGTGCGGGCCGGTGACCGGGTCGCCGCGGCGGGGGCGGCGGTGCGCGTCGCGATGCACCTGCTGTTCGACGTCGCCCTGATGGCGCCGGTGCGGGGCTGGCTGGCACGGGCGGAACGGCTGCTGGAGGGGCCGGCGGAGAATCCCGCGTGGGCCTGGTGCGCGGCGGTCCGCGCGTACGAACGGATGCTGTCGGGCGACCTCTCCGGCGCCCGCCCGTGGGCCCGGCGCGCGATCGAGGTGGGGGCGGGCTGCGATCCGGCGGCGTGCGCGATCGGCCGGATCGCCGAGGCCCGACTGATGATCCTGGACGGCGAGGTGCGGGACGGTCTGGCGCTGCTCGACGACGCCGGGGTGACGGCGGTCTCCGGAGACCTCGACGCGCTCTCCACGGGCGTCGTCTACTGCGAGCTCGTCTGCGCGCTGCAGGGCCTCGCCCAGTACGAGGCGGCCGAGGAATGGACCGCCGCGATGGAACGCTGGTGCGCGACCGACGCGATCGGGAGCCTCCACGGGCGTTGCCAGGTCCACCGCGCGGAGATCCTCAGATTGCGCGGAGCGTACGACGAGGCGGAGCGGGTGGCGCTCGGCGCGTGCGTGGATCTGCGTCCCTACCTGCGGCGCGAGATGGGCTGGCCGTTGAGCGAGCTCGGCAGGATCCGGCTGCGCAAGGGTGACATCGAGGGCGCGGAGCAGGCACTGCTGGCCGCGCATCGCGCCGGGTGGGATCCGCAGCCCGGTCTGGCCCTGGTGCGCCTGGCCCAGGGCGACGTGGCCGCGGCCTCGGCCGCCGTCCAGGACGCGCTGGAGCATCCGCTGCGGGTGCCGTCGAAGGAGCTGCCACCGGACACGGGCCTGCGGCGGGCGCCGCTGCTGGAGGCGCGGGTCGAGATCGGGATCGCGGCCGGCGACATCGAGGGGGCGCGCGCGGCCGCCGGCGAACTGCAGCGCGTCGCCGCCCGGTTCCAGAGCAAGGCACTGATCGCGGCTGCGACGCTCGCCCAGGGCAGGGTCCGGCTCGCCGAGGGCGCCGTGGCCGACGGCAAACGTCTGTACGCCGATGCCGCGCGCCTGTGGAGCGAGGTCGGGGCACCCCACGAGACGGCGCTCGCCCGGCTCGGTCTCGCCGCAGCGCTGCGTGCGGAGGGGAGTGCGGAGCGGGCGGCCCTGGAGTGGGAAGCGGCCCGCGCAGTCCTCGACCGGGCGGCTGGAACGCCCACCGAACCCGACCCTGCTGCCACGGTCACACGCCCTGCTGCCCCGCACCCCACCCTCTTCCGCCGCGAGGGCGACTACTGGTCCGTCGCGTTCGAGGGCCGCACGGTGCGTGTCCGTGACGTCAAGGGCATGCACTACCTCGCGCGGCTGCTGACCCACCCCGGCCGGGAGTTCCACACCCTGGACCTGGTGGCGGCAGAGAGCGGTGGGGCAGCCGACCGGCCGAAGCTGTCGTACGAGGCGTTCGGCGACGCGGGCGAGATGCTCGACGCGCGAGCCAAAGACGCTTATCGGCGGCGCCTCACCGAGATCGACGACGACCTCGCGCAGGCGCGCGCCCTCGGCGACGCGGAGCGCGCAGCGCAGGCCGAACGGGAACGCGACTTCTTGGTACGGGAGCTGTCTCGCGCGGTGGGGCTCGGGGGCCGTGACCGGCGAGCCGCGTCCACGTCGGAGCGGGCCCGGGTCGGGGTGACCCGCGCGGTCCGCAGGGCGATGGGGCGCATCGCCGAGCACCACCCCGAACTCGGCGAACACCTCGACCGCACTGTCCGAACGGGTACGTACTGCGCCTATCTGCCGGACCCGCGAACCCCAACAGAGTGGAGAACCTGAGGCAATCCAGCCCGTCTGGGGGTGCCCC of the Streptomyces sp. T12 genome contains:
- a CDS encoding FAD-binding and (Fe-S)-binding domain-containing protein, encoding MTDVQALGAVEAELRRAVRGDVGFDVTSRALVTMDASNYRRVPLGVVAPRDADDVAAVLEVCRERGVPVVARGGGTSIAGQATGTGVVLDFTRHMNRLVSLDPATRTAVVQPGLVLDRLQEAAAPHGLRFGPDPSTHSRCTLGGMIGNNSCGSHSVAWGTTADSVRELDVITARGERLRLGEEWAGAPRGLRELVEGELARLRTGFPELPRRISGYALDALLPEQGADVARSFCGSEGTLGILTEAVVGLVEAPRARALAVLAYADESAAAEAAAGLLPYGPLTVEGMAADLVPSTAALPRGGAWLFVETGGESEGEARARAEAIVRAADVVDTLVVTDPAGQRALWRIREDASGTATRMPDGSEAWPGWEDCAVPPERLGAYLRDFRALLTAHGLRGTPYGHFGDGCIHVRIDFDLLTEAGIGRFRRFSEELAEVVVAHGGSLSGEHGDGQARAELLPAMYGAEMVRLFERAKGVWDPDDLLNPGMLVRPAPLDANLRFAVLPREPVDVAFGYPADGGDFSAAVRRCVGVAKCRTPSVSGSSVMCPSFRATGEEEHSTRGRARLLHEMLAGELVTDGWRSTEVRDALDLCLSCKGCRSDCPVEVDMATYKAEFLHHHYEGRRRPAAHYSMGRLPQWLRLVARTRTASLVNALAAIRPLARVAKGLGEIAPEREIPRVATRTFSRWWEGREKTAQGELVILWPDTFTEHLSPSVGKAAVRVLEAAGLRVGLPPTVHLKSPPTGDGTTVALDPVSLLRGRSRVCCGLTYISTGQLDRARAVLRRTLDLMEPVLETAAPVVVLEPSCAAALRADLPELLHDDPRARRLSDRVLTFAETLERHAPDWTPPRVDRAAVGQTHCHQHAVLGDGADRRLRQAALLSGELSGGCCGLAGNFGFEKGHFEVSVACAEEQLLPSVRGAQEGTMVLADGFSCRTQLEQLAGVRGRHLAEVLAEALEGDGSDR
- a CDS encoding alpha/beta fold hydrolase yields the protein MKRVDVDGVELEYEVTGEGEPVLFISPVIADGFLPLLSEPVLADRHRLIRYHKRGWAGSTHTPPPVTVADHARDAAGLLDRLGVRRAHVVGHSSGAAVAAQLALDHPESVHTLSLLELSLLSVPSGKAFLEQAEPAFEAYGNGGHARAIAMFMEAVSGLDRAACEDLFERRVPGAWGQAVEDADTFFGIELPALAQWEFGAGQAASIRHPVLSVLGAETRPLWVEVAAFLRSSLPAVEEATIDGVGHLLQIQRPEPVARAVAGFVDRHRPTPSLSVVGGMLDA
- a CDS encoding transcriptional regulator gives rise to the protein MSDDLSAPTLRSGLDAAAHGDWHTAYDLLTEADAHGLAGPGDLPVLAEVAYAAGHLDVTIEAWERVHAACVRAGDRVAAAGAAVRVAMHLLFDVALMAPVRGWLARAERLLEGPAENPAWAWCAAVRAYERMLSGDLSGARPWARRAIEVGAGCDPAACAIGRIAEARLMILDGEVRDGLALLDDAGVTAVSGDLDALSTGVVYCELVCALQGLAQYEAAEEWTAAMERWCATDAIGSLHGRCQVHRAEILRLRGAYDEAERVALGACVDLRPYLRREMGWPLSELGRIRLRKGDIEGAEQALLAAHRAGWDPQPGLALVRLAQGDVAAASAAVQDALEHPLRVPSKELPPDTGLRRAPLLEARVEIGIAAGDIEGARAAAGELQRVAARFQSKALIAAATLAQGRVRLAEGAVADGKRLYADAARLWSEVGAPHETALARLGLAAALRAEGSAERAALEWEAARAVLDRAAGTPTEPDPAATVTRPAAPHPTLFRREGDYWSVAFEGRTVRVRDVKGMHYLARLLTHPGREFHTLDLVAAESGGAADRPKLSYEAFGDAGEMLDARAKDAYRRRLTEIDDDLAQARALGDAERAAQAERERDFLVRELSRAVGLGGRDRRAASTSERARVGVTRAVRRAMGRIAEHHPELGEHLDRTVRTGTYCAYLPDPRTPTEWRT